In one window of Vulpes vulpes isolate BD-2025 chromosome 1, VulVul3, whole genome shotgun sequence DNA:
- the SPINT2 gene encoding kunitz-type protease inhibitor 2 isoform X1 → MAQLCGPGRCGALLALLASLLLFRAEAADGERGVHDFCHVSKVVGRCRASFPRWWYNVTDGSCQQFVYGGCEGNKNNYMTKEECLKKCAGVTENTVDDLATSRNGAESSVPSVSRRQDSDDLSSDIFDFEEYCTAKAVTGPCRASFPRWYFDVEKNSCDNFIYGGCRGNKNSYLSKEECMHRCFGKQLYSVLPHGTKGGGHPGYCRAASSLAVVVLVGLFLMVLIVLLGASVVCLIRVARRSQERTLRTVWSSGDDKEQLVKNTYVL, encoded by the exons ATGGCGCAGCTCTGTGGGCCGGGGCGGTGCGGGGCGCTCCTCGCCCTGCTGGCCTCGCTGCTGCTCTTCCGGGCTGAGGCGGCCGACGGAGAACGTGGCGTCCACG acTTTTGTCACGTTTCGAAGGTGGTGGGAAGATGCCGGGCCTCCTTCCCTAGGTGGTGGTACAATGTCACTGATGGATCCTGCCAGCAGTTTGTGTATGGTGGCTGtgaagggaataaaaataattacatgacCAAGGAGGAGTGTCTTAAGAAATGTGCTGGTGTCACAG AGAACACTGTTGATGATCTGGCCACCAGCAGGAATGGAGCAGAGTCCTCTGTCCCAAGTG TTTCCAGAAGGCAGGATTCTGATGACCTTTCCAGTGATATTTTCGACTTCGAAg AGTACTGCACTGCCAAAGCAGTCACTGGGCCTTGCCGTGCGTCCTTCCCACGCTGGTACTTTGATGTGGAGAAGAACTCTTGTGACAACTTCATCTACGGAGGGTGCCGGGGCAATAAAAACAGCTATCTCTCCAAGGAGGAGTGCATGCACCGCTGCTTTG GCAAGCAGTTGTACTCTGTTCTACCCCATGGCACTAAAG GTGGCGGCCACCCTGGCTACTGCAGGGCAGCATCTTCTCTGGCTG tGGTGGTCCTGGTGGGGCTGTTCTTGATGGTCCTCATCGTCTTGCTGGGGGCCTCCGTGGTCTGCCTAATCAGGGTGGCGCGGAGGAGCCAGGAGCGCACCCTCCGCACCGTCTGGAGCTCTGGGGACGACAAGGAGCAGCTGGTGAAGAACACCTACGTCCTGTGA
- the C1H19orf33 gene encoding immortalization up-regulated protein: MEFDLTAALDSKKPHGTGQEGDHKHSAPKAQGASADKPRGHGHRSSSDSSSSSGSSCCSDHEGKPRAAAPGQHGRSPGQAEKRKVKKKKEKKEKGKAKEEAPH, translated from the exons ATGGAGTTCGACCTGACCGCAG CCCTGGACTCCAAGAAGCCCCACGGGACAGGCCAGGAGGGAGACCACAAACACAGCGCCCCCAAAGCTCAGGGCGCGTCGGCGGATAAACCGAGG GGCCACGGCCACCGCAGCTCCTCGGactccagcagcagcagcggcagctcCTGCTGCTCCGACCATGAAGGGAAG cctcgcgccgccgccccggggcAGCACGGAAGGTCGCCGGGCCAGGCGGAGAAGCGCAaggtgaagaagaagaaggagaagaaggagaaggggaaggcgAAGGAGGAGGCGCCCCACTGA
- the SPINT2 gene encoding kunitz-type protease inhibitor 2 isoform X2 codes for MAQLCGPGRCGALLALLASLLLFRAEAADGERGVHDFCHVSKVVGRCRASFPRWWYNVTDGSCQQFVYGGCEGNKNNYMTKEECLKKCAGVTENTVDDLATSRNGAESSVPSVSRRQDSDDLSSDIFDFEEYCTAKAVTGPCRASFPRWYFDVEKNSCDNFIYGGCRGNKNSYLSKEECMHRCFGKQLYSVLPHGTKGSEALLSSPVVVLVGLFLMVLIVLLGASVVCLIRVARRSQERTLRTVWSSGDDKEQLVKNTYVL; via the exons ATGGCGCAGCTCTGTGGGCCGGGGCGGTGCGGGGCGCTCCTCGCCCTGCTGGCCTCGCTGCTGCTCTTCCGGGCTGAGGCGGCCGACGGAGAACGTGGCGTCCACG acTTTTGTCACGTTTCGAAGGTGGTGGGAAGATGCCGGGCCTCCTTCCCTAGGTGGTGGTACAATGTCACTGATGGATCCTGCCAGCAGTTTGTGTATGGTGGCTGtgaagggaataaaaataattacatgacCAAGGAGGAGTGTCTTAAGAAATGTGCTGGTGTCACAG AGAACACTGTTGATGATCTGGCCACCAGCAGGAATGGAGCAGAGTCCTCTGTCCCAAGTG TTTCCAGAAGGCAGGATTCTGATGACCTTTCCAGTGATATTTTCGACTTCGAAg AGTACTGCACTGCCAAAGCAGTCACTGGGCCTTGCCGTGCGTCCTTCCCACGCTGGTACTTTGATGTGGAGAAGAACTCTTGTGACAACTTCATCTACGGAGGGTGCCGGGGCAATAAAAACAGCTATCTCTCCAAGGAGGAGTGCATGCACCGCTGCTTTG GCAAGCAGTTGTACTCTGTTCTACCCCATGGCACTAAAG GTTCTGAggcccttctctcctccccagtGGTGGTCCTGGTGGGGCTGTTCTTGATGGTCCTCATCGTCTTGCTGGGGGCCTCCGTGGTCTGCCTAATCAGGGTGGCGCGGAGGAGCCAGGAGCGCACCCTCCGCACCGTCTGGAGCTCTGGGGACGACAAGGAGCAGCTGGTGAAGAACACCTACGTCCTGTGA
- the SPINT2 gene encoding kunitz-type protease inhibitor 2 isoform X3, whose translation MAQLCGPGRCGALLALLASLLLFRAEAADGERGVHDFCHVSKVVGRCRASFPRWWYNVTDGSCQQFVYGGCEGNKNNYMTKEECLKKCAGVTENTVDDLATSRNGAESSVPSVSRRQDSDDLSSDIFDFEEYCTAKAVTGPCRASFPRWYFDVEKNSCDNFIYGGCRGNKNSYLSKEECMHRCFGKQLYSVLPHGTKVVVLVGLFLMVLIVLLGASVVCLIRVARRSQERTLRTVWSSGDDKEQLVKNTYVL comes from the exons ATGGCGCAGCTCTGTGGGCCGGGGCGGTGCGGGGCGCTCCTCGCCCTGCTGGCCTCGCTGCTGCTCTTCCGGGCTGAGGCGGCCGACGGAGAACGTGGCGTCCACG acTTTTGTCACGTTTCGAAGGTGGTGGGAAGATGCCGGGCCTCCTTCCCTAGGTGGTGGTACAATGTCACTGATGGATCCTGCCAGCAGTTTGTGTATGGTGGCTGtgaagggaataaaaataattacatgacCAAGGAGGAGTGTCTTAAGAAATGTGCTGGTGTCACAG AGAACACTGTTGATGATCTGGCCACCAGCAGGAATGGAGCAGAGTCCTCTGTCCCAAGTG TTTCCAGAAGGCAGGATTCTGATGACCTTTCCAGTGATATTTTCGACTTCGAAg AGTACTGCACTGCCAAAGCAGTCACTGGGCCTTGCCGTGCGTCCTTCCCACGCTGGTACTTTGATGTGGAGAAGAACTCTTGTGACAACTTCATCTACGGAGGGTGCCGGGGCAATAAAAACAGCTATCTCTCCAAGGAGGAGTGCATGCACCGCTGCTTTG GCAAGCAGTTGTACTCTGTTCTACCCCATGGCACTAAAG tGGTGGTCCTGGTGGGGCTGTTCTTGATGGTCCTCATCGTCTTGCTGGGGGCCTCCGTGGTCTGCCTAATCAGGGTGGCGCGGAGGAGCCAGGAGCGCACCCTCCGCACCGTCTGGAGCTCTGGGGACGACAAGGAGCAGCTGGTGAAGAACACCTACGTCCTGTGA